The Papaver somniferum cultivar HN1 unplaced genomic scaffold, ASM357369v1 unplaced-scaffold_107, whole genome shotgun sequence genome includes a region encoding these proteins:
- the LOC113328008 gene encoding aspartic proteinase nepenthesin-1-like, producing MIRSDSKESPLHPRYANLTQAERFRGRAEQSKARVRHFGSARAAAYNQTSSMNPNVVPVKYVEDRDFYIGEVGIGTFNDERQPFQNFYLMIDTGSDLIWTQCRGGGNYFYQDTPFYDQTGSTTYKRIPCEDLPNQCNGRRCINGFCTYKEEYGSGQLTYGHLAYETFTTGSTRGQEYSDRFVNIIMGCGLSQRHFGPAFGVPETRDDDHAWNGPIPAPGTAPIAGFLGLGQGASEFSLVLQLDDHTDKQFEYCLASYDLEGADVSPTYLRFGSDVKIFERPAAEILKTPIIQDQNFGTPYHLSLLDISVNNKSVGFQKSDFEIRGAGIGGTIIDSGTPLTTMIGRHYERVEQALIEYFEQFGIRDVNKPNPGFDICFRIPNNFNDFPTMTFHFEDADFVIKNMSGLFVLFGDKKLCLGIVSSPDDPEVGSMFDVILGAMQQSNKRILYDVGVKELAFAEEECNLGS from the coding sequence ATGATTCGCAGCGACTCTAAAGAATCACCTCTACATCCAAGATATGCTAATTTAACACAAGCAGAAAGGTTTCGAGGACGCGCGGAACAATCCAAAGCTCGAGTACGTCACTTTGGATCAGCAAGAGCTGCTGCTTATAATCAAACCAGCTCCATGAATCCCAATGTTGTACCTGTAAAATACGTGGAGGACCGCGACTTTTACATTGGTGAGGTAGGAATAGGTACTTTCAACGATGAACGACAACCTTTTCAGAATTTCTATTTAATGATCGACACCGGTAGTGATCTTATATGGACTCAATGTCGCGGTGGCGGTAATTATTTCTATCAAGATACGCCATTTTATGATCAGACAGGTTCGACTACATACAAGCGCATCCCTTGTGAAGATCTTCCTAATCAGTGTAACGGAAGACGTTGCATAAACGGGTTTTGCACGTACAAAGAAGAATACGGGTCTGGACAACTAACATATGGTCATCTTGCTTATGAAACATTCACTACGGGATCAACTCGCGGTCAGGAATACAGTGATCGTTTTGTTAATATAATCATGGGTTGCGGTCTTAGTCAAAGGCATTTCGGACCAGCATTTGGTGTTCCTGAGACTCGTGATGATGATCATGCGTGGAATGGGCCGATACCTGCACCTGGAACTGCTCCAATAGCAGGATTTCTCGGTTTGGGACAAGGAGCCTCGGAATTTTCTTTGGTACTTCAGTTAGATGATCATACGGATAAACAATTTGAATATTGTTTGGCGTCATACGATCTTGAAGGTGCTGATGTTTCACCCACATATTTAAGATTTGGTTCCGACGTAAAAATTTTTGAACGACCTGCTGCTGAAATACTTAAGACTCCAATTATCCAAGACCAAAACTTCGGGACGCCTTACCACTTGAGTCTATTGGATATTAGTGTAAACAACAAAAGCGTAGGGTTTCAAAAAAGCGACTTCGAGATAAGGGGGGCTGGAATTGGTGGTACTATCATAGATTCAGGGACTCCACTTACCACTATGATCGGGCGTCATTACGAAAGAGTTGAGCAAGCGTTGATAGAATATTTTGAACAATTTGGTATTCGTGATGTTAATAAACCTAATCCTGGTTTCGATATTTGTTTCCGTATACCAAACAATTTCAATGACTTTCCAACGATGACATTCCATTTTGAGGACGCGGATTTTGTTATTAAAAATATGTCTGGTCTTTTTGTCTTATTCGGAGATAAGAAGCTATGTTTAGGTATCGTTAGCTCGCCTGACGACCCGGAAGTTGGTTCTATGTTTGATGTTATTTTAGGAGCTATGCAACAATCAAATAAAAGGATTTTGTACGATGTAGGTGTCAAGGAACTCGCATTTGCTGAAGAGGAATGCAATTTAGGTTCATGA